A window of the Desulforapulum autotrophicum HRM2 genome harbors these coding sequences:
- a CDS encoding universal stress protein encodes MEIKKIMNPVDGSEHSRRATIYACELARLVNAEIVLLHCHRKFPVILAEPYFQDAVNQIIRDSENLITPFVKIIQDHGVGFETRILEGSAGRMIPEAARIEKADIIVMGSRGCTNLEGLFLGSVAHKVLQRGSCPVLVVR; translated from the coding sequence ATGGAAATCAAAAAAATCATGAATCCGGTTGACGGCTCAGAACACAGCAGGCGTGCCACCATTTATGCCTGTGAACTTGCCCGCCTTGTCAACGCTGAAATTGTTCTGCTGCACTGCCACCGAAAATTTCCAGTCATTCTTGCGGAACCCTATTTTCAGGATGCTGTCAACCAGATCATTCGAGATTCGGAAAATCTGATCACCCCTTTTGTTAAAATCATCCAGGACCATGGTGTGGGGTTTGAAACAAGAATTCTGGAAGGTTCGGCCGGCAGGATGATCCCGGAAGCGGCGCGGATAGAAAAAGCAGACATCATTGTCATGGGCTCCAGGGGGTGTACTAACCTTGAGGGGTTGTTCCTGGGAAGCGTGGCCCACAAGGTTCTCCAGCGTGGATCCTGCCCGGTTCTGGTGGTCAGATAG
- a CDS encoding electron transfer flavoprotein subunit alpha/FixB family protein: MTQIFAYIPHQGGVAADIALEYPAAAAKIDASSTLTAVVTGSGPDLDKVANGLTSIYKEVIKIDNAALAYPNAEVVRKALVNVLDASAIVFAPNDTFGMDLCPGLSIKMDSAYVADAVDFEGMEGSLLKVVRQELGGAVSTHVTCDTAAGAVITLRPGAFIPVEAGAAGGTIVDKSADAGDLAAKRRFLEIVEAEVGDVDITKSDVLVSVGRGIEEEENIEIAQELAEAMKAVVSCSRPIVDAKWLEKSRQVGTSGQTVKPKVYMAMGISGSFQHMGGIKGNPFIVAVNKNPKAPIFQVADVGIVQDILEFMPELTEKVKSM; this comes from the coding sequence ATGACCCAGATTTTTGCATATATACCCCACCAGGGAGGCGTTGCAGCCGACATCGCTCTTGAGTACCCGGCTGCGGCAGCCAAAATTGATGCCAGCTCAACCCTGACTGCAGTTGTAACCGGTTCCGGCCCGGATCTTGACAAGGTTGCCAATGGGTTGACCTCAATATATAAGGAAGTAATCAAGATCGATAATGCCGCCCTTGCCTATCCCAATGCCGAAGTGGTTAGAAAGGCCTTGGTTAACGTCCTTGATGCAAGCGCCATCGTGTTTGCACCCAATGACACCTTTGGCATGGATCTGTGTCCCGGCCTTTCCATCAAAATGGATTCAGCCTATGTGGCAGATGCCGTAGACTTTGAAGGAATGGAGGGTTCCCTCCTCAAGGTTGTTCGCCAGGAGCTTGGTGGGGCTGTCTCCACCCATGTCACCTGCGACACCGCAGCCGGTGCCGTCATCACCCTGCGGCCGGGTGCATTTATTCCGGTTGAGGCAGGTGCTGCCGGCGGTACAATCGTTGACAAGTCTGCAGATGCAGGAGATCTTGCTGCAAAGCGTCGCTTCCTGGAAATTGTCGAGGCTGAGGTGGGGGATGTGGATATCACCAAGTCCGACGTTCTTGTTTCCGTGGGTCGAGGCATTGAAGAAGAGGAGAATATTGAGATCGCCCAGGAGCTTGCAGAGGCCATGAAGGCCGTTGTCTCATGTTCAAGGCCCATCGTGGATGCAAAATGGCTTGAAAAATCCCGTCAGGTGGGAACCTCCGGCCAGACGGTTAAGCCCAAGGTCTACATGGCCATGGGGATCAGTGGTTCGTTCCAGCACATGGGCGGGATCAAGGGTAATCCCTTTATAGTTGCCGTAAACAAAAACCCCAAGGCACCTATTTTCCAGGTTGCCGATGTGGGAATTGTGCAGGATATCCTTGAGTTCATGCCTGAACTTACGGAAAAGGTTAAATCCATGTAA
- a CDS encoding roadblock/LC7 domain-containing protein → MLNQSQLDAIDHAIETHLMAAGLDHVIYMDMGGNTIAKHDNGKSRLDSTAFAALAAGNFAAVDAMAKLVGESEFSLLFHKGERSSIHFSKVNNDTLLVSMFSKDISLGMVRLKVTEAIKAINRVLTDTTIV, encoded by the coding sequence ATGTTAAATCAAAGCCAACTCGATGCAATAGACCATGCCATAGAAACCCACCTGATGGCAGCCGGACTGGACCATGTGATTTATATGGACATGGGTGGAAATACCATTGCCAAGCATGACAACGGCAAGTCCCGTCTTGATTCCACTGCTTTTGCAGCCCTTGCTGCAGGTAATTTTGCCGCTGTGGATGCCATGGCCAAACTGGTGGGGGAATCTGAATTCTCCCTGTTGTTTCACAAGGGTGAACGATCAAGCATTCATTTCAGTAAGGTAAACAATGACACCCTGCTTGTTTCCATGTTCAGCAAGGATATTTCACTTGGAATGGTGCGACTGAAGGTGACTGAGGCCATCAAGGCGATTAATCGGGTGCTGACCGACACGACGATTGTATGA
- a CDS encoding DVU0524 family FlgM-associated protein, with product MQIPSYQIQNVLKNYSRQLSQGKIIARNKAAGRSQPSGDNVTISAEAKRTTILEKVTASIVDRITTMGPQEEMDLQIADQVEKELGQKINFTQRKEENFSFTTIDENNIKTVKTLSVEDSEFVIRRLTDLAREAADGNMTTLKTEPIK from the coding sequence ATGCAGATTCCATCATACCAGATACAAAATGTTCTAAAGAACTACAGCAGGCAGCTGAGCCAGGGAAAAATCATAGCCAGAAACAAGGCTGCAGGCAGGTCCCAGCCCTCTGGTGATAATGTTACCATTTCTGCGGAGGCCAAGCGAACAACCATACTTGAAAAGGTAACGGCCTCCATTGTCGACAGAATCACGACAATGGGACCCCAAGAGGAGATGGATCTGCAGATTGCTGACCAGGTGGAAAAAGAGCTTGGGCAAAAAATAAATTTCACCCAGAGAAAAGAAGAAAATTTCTCCTTTACAACCATTGATGAGAATAATATCAAAACGGTCAAGACCCTTTCGGTTGAAGATTCTGAGTTTGTCATACGTCGGCTTACCGATCTTGCAAGAGAGGCAGCCGACGGTAATATGACGACATTGAAAACCGAGCCGATAAAGTGA
- a CDS encoding class II fructose-bisphosphate aldolase, which yields MTAKDTCAKNFNTALDLGRPPNIKQLFPNSKALIVSGKYIDRAMIKKGGAMTIAANARNTFVLRGALMAAQRADAAIIIEIARSEGGTNAYCAVNLWNMARQVDAICNELHITIPVAVHADHFGLKKPQDLDLAKTEIPSLFDAGITSIAIDASHMPDSLNLLANLELNPFIPPWAGLETEVGEIKGASGLSTPEEALFLIQGLNAHNIIPDWIALNNGTTHGIEASGTGIDVALTREIHEALAPYGTSGAQHGTSGNSSDRLRQIASLTRTTKANVATALQMISWGVEVNDFGNAILDDNGNFIKKKDQGASEAVWQQMLGTAERLGIRGGDFKKLNLPFENSLLAQPKKTRERMVKGVEEFVYTLLTTVFNAQGTASIAMDEILKTGSHNPDPKAKPIQDPKDWTRELIMEKGAMIESDKGPDGNFDD from the coding sequence ATGACCGCAAAAGATACCTGCGCCAAAAATTTCAACACAGCCCTTGACCTGGGAAGACCGCCTAACATCAAACAGCTCTTTCCCAACTCAAAAGCCCTGATCGTGAGTGGAAAATACATTGACCGGGCCATGATAAAAAAGGGTGGGGCCATGACCATCGCGGCCAATGCAAGGAACACCTTTGTTCTCAGGGGTGCCCTCATGGCGGCCCAGCGTGCCGATGCCGCCATCATCATTGAAATCGCCCGATCCGAGGGCGGCACCAATGCCTATTGTGCGGTCAACCTCTGGAACATGGCCCGCCAGGTTGACGCCATTTGCAACGAACTTCACATCACCATTCCTGTAGCGGTCCATGCCGACCATTTCGGCCTAAAAAAGCCCCAGGATCTGGATCTTGCAAAAACAGAAATCCCTTCGCTCTTTGATGCGGGCATTACCTCAATTGCCATTGACGCCTCCCACATGCCCGACAGCCTGAATCTTCTAGCCAACCTCGAGCTCAACCCCTTTATCCCCCCCTGGGCAGGCCTTGAAACCGAGGTCGGCGAAATCAAGGGCGCATCCGGTCTTTCAACACCCGAAGAGGCCTTGTTTCTCATCCAGGGCCTCAACGCCCATAACATTATTCCCGACTGGATCGCCCTCAACAATGGAACCACCCACGGCATCGAGGCAAGTGGGACCGGCATTGACGTCGCCCTTACCCGAGAAATCCATGAGGCCCTTGCCCCCTATGGCACCTCGGGCGCCCAGCATGGGACATCTGGAAACAGCTCTGACAGACTCCGTCAGATTGCCTCCCTGACCCGGACCACCAAGGCAAACGTGGCAACAGCTCTGCAGATGATCTCCTGGGGCGTTGAGGTCAACGATTTTGGCAACGCCATCCTTGACGACAATGGCAATTTTATCAAGAAAAAAGATCAGGGTGCAAGCGAAGCCGTGTGGCAGCAGATGCTTGGGACGGCAGAAAGACTCGGCATTCGTGGAGGAGATTTTAAAAAGCTCAACCTTCCCTTTGAAAACAGCCTCCTTGCCCAGCCTAAAAAAACCAGGGAAAGGATGGTCAAAGGGGTTGAAGAATTTGTATACACCCTGTTAACAACCGTTTTCAATGCCCAGGGGACAGCATCCATTGCCATGGATGAGATTCTGAAAACAGGATCCCACAACCCCGACCCCAAGGCAAAACCCATTCAAGACCCCAAAGACTGGACCCGGGAATTGATCATGGAAAAAGGTGCCATGATCGAATCAGACAAGGGGCCTGATGGAAATTTTGATGATTAA
- a CDS encoding roadblock/LC7 domain-containing protein, with product MDWVLSICSAMGRVKGVDQYILVDSRGNILAHQMEKPESISPLVHSCGRRLSALGGENFIHAVFLRKNNRNLLIFPVGIYHLGVIKQAGMENAQVADAVMECLNRHSAKGA from the coding sequence ATGGATTGGGTGTTGAGCATCTGCTCAGCCATGGGCCGGGTCAAGGGGGTTGACCAATATATTCTGGTGGACAGCCGTGGGAATATTCTGGCCCATCAGATGGAAAAACCGGAAAGCATCTCCCCGTTGGTGCATAGCTGCGGGCGCAGACTTTCGGCCCTGGGTGGAGAAAATTTTATCCATGCAGTATTTTTAAGAAAAAATAATAGAAATCTTTTAATTTTTCCTGTTGGCATTTACCATCTCGGGGTGATAAAACAGGCGGGTATGGAAAACGCTCAAGTGGCAGACGCTGTAATGGAGTGTCTCAATAGGCATTCTGCTAAGGGCGCTTAA
- a CDS encoding (Fe-S)-binding protein: MSSLIGPASFKIFGFFPTAVLSFLIPVVGVGLFAYIIARRLAPLVRAAPDNRLNRIPERIKNLLVFWLAQYRQPRYRTAGIVHIVIFAGFLVLSIRSTSLVLMGMFDGFVVPGFGGIIGHIYNFLKDYAATAVLVACVIAAVRRGIVKPKRYAVPAKYGHDHTAEAIFVLGLISTLMISESLYEASNAAFEMGQTGHSDFLAPLSLGWIFRGMLLGASQSTLQGLHIVMYYVHDLTFFFFLCFLPMGKHFHVITSFFNVLFMRVDKGNIKPVKYGITEAELDDLESFGVKKLEDFTWKHMLDFYSCADCGRCSDQCPANAAGRPLSPRFISIKARDLIFKNYPLSGEIYKSKMLVQDIYTEDEIWSCTTCGACEQECPLGIEYIDKIVDLRRGMVDEGMVPQSLQKPLKALEKRGNPYGTMEKKRADWAKEKEFAAECPVKIIENGDTAETLFFVDSITSFDDNIQEIARRTAKILTRAGVDFAILGKGEKDSGNEVVRFGEEMLFQDLKSHNTEEILESKVKNIVTADPHAFNALKNDYKNLPPVKHISQVIAEKIREGSLTLKHALYPDKVYAYHDPCYLGRHNGIYEAPRQALDAIEGLNRVELEKSRDRSFCCGGGGLMLFYEPEEETRMGVLRVNMFAEAGANVIVTACPFCLVNIQDAIKVAGYEGKIEALDLTELIEQHLA; encoded by the coding sequence ATGTCTTCCCTGATTGGCCCTGCAAGTTTTAAGATTTTTGGTTTTTTCCCGACTGCCGTTCTTTCTTTTCTGATTCCGGTGGTGGGCGTTGGTTTGTTCGCTTACATCATTGCAAGGAGGCTTGCACCTTTAGTACGGGCGGCTCCGGACAATCGGCTGAACCGCATTCCGGAACGGATCAAGAATCTTTTGGTCTTTTGGCTTGCCCAGTATCGTCAGCCAAGATACCGGACTGCAGGTATTGTTCACATTGTGATCTTTGCCGGATTTCTGGTCTTGTCCATCCGGTCCACATCCCTGGTTCTCATGGGGATGTTTGATGGGTTTGTTGTCCCCGGGTTTGGTGGGATCATCGGTCATATCTATAATTTCTTGAAGGACTATGCCGCAACAGCGGTTCTTGTGGCCTGTGTGATTGCGGCTGTCCGTCGGGGTATTGTTAAACCCAAGCGGTATGCCGTTCCGGCCAAATACGGCCACGATCACACGGCCGAAGCCATCTTTGTTCTCGGGCTGATCTCTACCCTCATGATTTCCGAGAGTCTGTATGAAGCTTCAAATGCGGCCTTTGAAATGGGCCAGACCGGGCACAGTGATTTTCTGGCTCCCCTCTCCCTTGGCTGGATTTTTCGGGGAATGCTGCTTGGAGCCTCCCAGTCGACCCTCCAGGGTCTGCACATAGTTATGTATTATGTCCATGACCTCACTTTTTTCTTTTTTCTATGTTTTCTGCCCATGGGCAAGCATTTCCATGTGATTACCTCATTTTTCAATGTCCTTTTCATGCGGGTGGACAAGGGAAACATCAAGCCTGTTAAATACGGGATCACCGAAGCCGAGCTTGATGACCTGGAATCCTTTGGCGTGAAAAAGCTTGAGGATTTTACCTGGAAGCACATGCTTGATTTTTACTCGTGTGCAGACTGCGGACGCTGTTCAGACCAGTGCCCTGCCAATGCTGCCGGCCGTCCGCTTTCCCCAAGGTTCATATCAATCAAGGCAAGGGATTTGATTTTTAAAAATTATCCCCTGTCCGGTGAAATTTACAAGAGCAAGATGCTGGTTCAGGATATTTATACCGAGGACGAGATCTGGTCATGCACCACCTGTGGCGCCTGTGAACAAGAGTGTCCCCTTGGCATTGAATACATTGACAAGATAGTTGATTTACGAAGGGGTATGGTAGACGAGGGCATGGTGCCCCAGTCCCTGCAGAAACCCTTGAAGGCCCTTGAAAAGAGGGGTAACCCCTACGGTACCATGGAAAAGAAAAGGGCTGACTGGGCCAAGGAAAAGGAGTTTGCCGCCGAGTGCCCGGTCAAGATCATTGAAAACGGAGATACGGCAGAAACCCTGTTCTTTGTGGACAGCATCACCTCCTTTGACGACAACATCCAGGAGATTGCAAGAAGAACGGCAAAGATTTTGACCCGGGCAGGGGTGGATTTTGCCATTCTTGGCAAAGGGGAAAAGGACAGCGGGAACGAGGTGGTTCGGTTTGGTGAGGAGATGCTGTTTCAGGATTTGAAATCCCACAACACAGAGGAGATTCTGGAATCCAAAGTCAAGAACATTGTCACTGCAGATCCCCATGCCTTTAACGCACTTAAGAATGATTATAAAAATCTTCCCCCGGTTAAGCATATCAGCCAGGTGATCGCCGAAAAGATCCGCGAAGGCTCCTTGACTCTAAAGCATGCCCTTTATCCAGACAAGGTGTATGCCTATCATGATCCCTGCTATCTTGGCCGCCATAATGGAATTTACGAAGCGCCAAGACAGGCCCTTGACGCCATTGAAGGCTTGAACAGGGTTGAACTTGAAAAGAGCCGGGATCGTTCGTTCTGCTGCGGCGGCGGTGGTCTCATGCTCTTTTATGAGCCGGAAGAAGAGACCCGCATGGGCGTGCTGCGGGTGAATATGTTTGCAGAAGCCGGTGCCAATGTGATTGTTACGGCCTGTCCTTTCTGCCTTGTTAATATCCAGGACGCCATCAAGGTGGCGGGCTACGAGGGCAAGATTGAGGCGTTGGATCTCACAGAGCTTATTGAGCAGCATCTCGCCTAA
- a CDS encoding DMT family transporter: MQLYKFTAWPHILMLVFTMIIAGSFPVVASITTGIDSVLLTFWRFAAATLIFGIMLPFVKQKTAMPGWKDMGRYATVGGSYGLFFVLMFQSLKTTSPLNTSTIYTTLPLVTMLAGTLVGEPFHLRRLWVLAISMVATVWVIFKGDPHLMLSLDFNRGDLIFFLGTFCLAVYMLSMKKLQRRESKIHFTFYSLFFATLVLMGTAIARTGGLCVPGSHTWPGIAYLAGPSTALTFWILRYTATRLDPTKIVAYTFLTPSAVAVIEWSLGISTPEWSVLPGIGLTLAAVWLLQLDWISKPNGSHPEIDIINQNQGAIHHNARKGNNNENTDHVDQKSHG, translated from the coding sequence ATGCAACTATACAAATTTACGGCATGGCCCCATATTCTCATGCTTGTCTTCACCATGATCATTGCAGGGTCATTTCCCGTGGTTGCATCCATCACAACAGGAATTGACTCGGTACTACTGACCTTCTGGCGATTTGCCGCTGCAACCTTGATCTTTGGGATCATGCTCCCCTTTGTCAAACAAAAAACAGCCATGCCAGGATGGAAGGACATGGGCCGCTACGCCACGGTGGGAGGAAGTTATGGACTCTTTTTCGTCCTTATGTTCCAGTCCCTCAAGACCACCTCTCCACTGAACACCAGTACCATATACACCACCCTGCCCCTGGTTACCATGCTGGCTGGAACACTTGTGGGTGAACCGTTCCATCTCCGCAGACTCTGGGTGCTTGCCATTTCCATGGTGGCGACCGTCTGGGTTATTTTCAAGGGAGACCCCCACCTGATGCTCTCCCTGGATTTCAACCGCGGGGATTTGATCTTTTTTCTGGGAACCTTTTGCCTTGCCGTCTATATGCTCTCCATGAAAAAACTGCAACGCAGGGAATCCAAAATCCACTTCACTTTTTACAGCCTTTTTTTTGCCACCCTGGTGCTCATGGGAACGGCAATTGCGAGAACTGGAGGGCTTTGTGTTCCAGGGTCCCACACCTGGCCTGGCATCGCCTACCTAGCCGGCCCGTCAACGGCTTTAACCTTCTGGATTCTCAGGTACACAGCCACACGACTCGACCCCACAAAGATTGTGGCCTATACCTTTTTAACCCCGTCTGCCGTTGCAGTCATTGAGTGGAGCCTTGGCATTTCCACCCCAGAATGGTCCGTGCTTCCAGGCATCGGCCTGACCCTTGCAGCAGTCTGGCTGCTCCAGCTTGACTGGATTTCAAAACCTAACGGTTCCCACCCTGAAATTGATATAATCAATCAAAATCAGGGCGCCATTCACCACAATGCCCGAAAGGGCAACAATAACGAAAATACAGATCATGTTGACCAGAAGTCCCATGGGTAA
- a CDS encoding TetR/AcrR family transcriptional regulator, whose amino-acid sequence MQKEKKERPDKYYSILNAAGTVFARLGLHKATISQIAQESGVADGTIYLYFKNKNDILYQFMSFKSDIFFEAMRRAVEGNDSADVKLRNLILCHLTEFQQDRDMAIVFQSEVRYRRDIASQIKDISKIYLDLLTEIIEQGQNEGVLRHDLFMGLVKRFVLGAVEGVINTWVAADGKYDLVSMADPLVELYLNGIKAR is encoded by the coding sequence GTGCAAAAAGAGAAAAAAGAGCGACCCGACAAGTACTACTCGATCTTGAATGCTGCGGGTACTGTGTTTGCCAGATTAGGATTGCACAAGGCAACCATTTCCCAGATCGCCCAGGAGTCCGGGGTGGCAGACGGTACCATTTACCTCTACTTCAAGAATAAGAATGATATCCTTTACCAGTTCATGAGCTTTAAAAGTGACATTTTCTTTGAAGCAATGAGGCGGGCCGTGGAGGGTAATGACAGTGCTGACGTAAAACTCAGGAATTTGATCCTCTGTCATCTGACAGAGTTTCAGCAGGATCGCGATATGGCCATTGTCTTTCAGTCCGAGGTCAGGTATCGCCGTGACATTGCCTCCCAGATCAAGGATATTTCCAAGATTTACCTTGACCTTCTCACCGAGATCATTGAGCAGGGTCAGAACGAAGGCGTTTTGCGCCATGATCTTTTTATGGGGCTTGTAAAACGCTTTGTCCTGGGGGCTGTGGAAGGGGTGATCAACACCTGGGTCGCAGCCGATGGAAAGTATGATCTCGTGTCCATGGCAGACCCCCTGGTGGAGCTTTACCTGAACGGAATCAAGGCCCGGTAA
- a CDS encoding DUF4388 domain-containing protein, which produces MNLQGDFEGLTLASILQLLCNDQKTGILAVTRKDEESRVFFDQGTIVYASASLKQARLGFLMRTDGVISAQQLQKCLSAAREEKVHLGKVLVEKGYISLDILKRYNTKQVETILYDLLFWEKGKFEYKDARLNLKNMIVTQLNPMRLILEASRRIDELSVLKKVIPSDKMVFKMSGKVQSKEEIKLNANEWRVLSLIDGSRSVRQVITESGYDEFAVYKIFFSVISSGLIEQKEEIPLNNGDDGNGLTAIVTVFTDVLLSIRKNIAHELGERVNSLFLESKSDLGASVKKLFENFDLESTKDLNLQAIETSLKTMDEIQNRKALVISGFAEYIEKVLKRVGSILGTKPLLKALKDIEKVLEYVQKYQTGSTEKDKIVTEMNAVIDTLRSQFTAGKGKSKKGIFSLFS; this is translated from the coding sequence ATGAATCTTCAGGGCGATTTTGAAGGGTTGACACTTGCCAGTATTCTACAACTACTGTGTAACGATCAGAAAACCGGTATCTTGGCAGTTACCCGTAAAGATGAAGAAAGCCGGGTGTTTTTTGACCAGGGAACCATCGTATATGCGTCTGCCTCCCTTAAACAGGCAAGACTGGGTTTTTTAATGCGCACCGACGGCGTCATCTCTGCCCAGCAACTTCAGAAATGTCTATCCGCTGCCCGGGAAGAAAAGGTTCATCTGGGAAAAGTCCTCGTGGAAAAGGGATATATATCCCTGGACATCCTGAAACGCTACAATACCAAACAGGTGGAGACCATCCTGTACGACCTTCTTTTCTGGGAAAAGGGAAAATTCGAATACAAAGACGCCCGATTAAACCTGAAAAATATGATTGTCACCCAGCTCAATCCCATGCGCCTGATCCTTGAAGCCTCGAGGAGAATTGATGAGCTGTCTGTCCTGAAAAAAGTAATCCCCAGCGACAAGATGGTATTTAAAATGTCAGGAAAGGTCCAGTCAAAAGAGGAGATCAAACTCAACGCCAATGAATGGCGTGTCCTTTCCCTGATTGACGGTTCCCGGTCCGTGCGGCAGGTGATCACGGAAAGCGGGTACGACGAATTTGCCGTTTATAAAATTTTCTTCTCGGTGATCTCATCAGGCTTGATCGAGCAAAAGGAAGAGATCCCCCTCAACAACGGGGACGACGGAAACGGGTTGACCGCCATTGTCACGGTATTCACAGACGTCCTTCTGTCCATTCGAAAAAACATTGCCCATGAGCTGGGAGAACGGGTCAATTCACTCTTCCTTGAAAGCAAATCCGATCTTGGGGCGTCGGTGAAAAAACTATTTGAAAATTTTGATCTGGAAAGCACTAAGGATTTGAACCTTCAGGCCATTGAGACGTCCCTGAAGACCATGGACGAAATTCAAAACAGAAAAGCGCTGGTCATCTCAGGTTTTGCCGAATACATTGAAAAGGTATTGAAACGGGTGGGAAGCATACTGGGTACAAAACCGCTGCTCAAAGCCCTGAAGGATATTGAAAAAGTGCTGGAATACGTCCAGAAGTATCAAACAGGATCAACGGAAAAGGATAAAATCGTCACTGAAATGAACGCCGTCATCGACACCCTTCGATCACAGTTCACCGCTGGCAAAGGCAAATCCAAGAAAGGAATCTTTTCTCTGTTCTCCTGA
- a CDS encoding electron transfer flavoprotein subunit beta/FixA family protein has protein sequence MEILVCVKRVPDTAENEFELNSAGNDLDRDDLVFSVNEWDNYAVEEAIQIVDNVGGSVTVVTVGDDESEEVLRREMAMGANNGVLLSDDAFEGSDGKGIASILKAEVEKGKYDLILTGAQADEGAGQIGGMLAAMLDLPYASLVNKIEAGDGKTVKVGREIEGGNQEMNEIDLPCVLSIQTGINEPRYVGIRGIRKVASVEIPVHSAADLGVDANVIGKDNAKVKRVDYFVPDLGEGAEMLEGSTEEIIDALIEKLKSKGGL, from the coding sequence ATGGAGATTTTAGTATGTGTCAAGCGGGTTCCAGATACTGCTGAGAATGAATTTGAGCTCAACAGTGCCGGCAATGATCTTGATCGTGACGATCTGGTTTTCTCGGTCAACGAGTGGGACAACTATGCCGTTGAAGAAGCCATTCAGATCGTCGATAATGTGGGCGGAAGCGTCACAGTGGTCACAGTGGGTGATGATGAGAGCGAAGAGGTTCTCAGGCGTGAGATGGCCATGGGCGCCAACAACGGCGTACTTTTGAGCGACGATGCCTTTGAAGGGTCAGACGGAAAAGGGATTGCCTCCATCCTCAAGGCCGAAGTTGAAAAGGGCAAGTATGACCTTATCCTCACCGGTGCCCAGGCAGACGAGGGTGCAGGTCAGATTGGCGGAATGCTTGCCGCCATGCTTGACCTTCCCTATGCATCCCTGGTCAACAAGATCGAGGCCGGCGACGGTAAAACTGTTAAGGTCGGAAGGGAGATCGAGGGTGGAAACCAGGAGATGAACGAGATTGATCTTCCCTGCGTACTTTCCATTCAAACGGGTATCAATGAACCCCGCTATGTCGGAATCCGCGGCATCCGAAAGGTTGCCAGTGTGGAGATTCCCGTTCATTCAGCAGCCGACCTTGGCGTTGATGCCAATGTGATCGGTAAGGACAACGCAAAGGTCAAACGGGTGGACTACTTTGTACCTGACCTTGGCGAGGGTGCAGAGATGCTCGAAGGCTCCACCGAGGAGATCATTGATGCACTCATTGAGAAACTCAAAAGCAAGGGAGGACTTTGA
- the flgM gene encoding flagellar biosynthesis anti-sigma factor FlgM, with protein MKITSQNSNMVNQSYGKNQAVAPPSADKNQTEVSRNVDSVSLSSTTRDLQKIQQAMTVEPQERSERVATLKAAVESGQYTVDTEKVAERMTGFFIDKIA; from the coding sequence ATGAAAATAACCAGCCAGAACAGTAACATGGTCAACCAGTCCTATGGAAAGAACCAGGCAGTCGCTCCCCCTTCAGCCGACAAAAATCAAACCGAAGTGTCCCGGAACGTTGACAGCGTAAGCCTGTCATCAACCACCCGGGATCTTCAGAAAATCCAGCAGGCAATGACGGTGGAACCCCAGGAAAGATCCGAACGGGTCGCAACCTTGAAAGCGGCGGTTGAAAGCGGGCAATACACGGTTGACACTGAAAAGGTAGCTGAACGTATGACAGGTTTTTTCATTGACAAAATTGCCTAG
- a CDS encoding GTP-binding protein, which translates to MALINVKTKEVQIKIVYYGPGRGGKTTNLEYINHTYRDQIKTEMVSLKTHDDRTLFFDFLPFDVGRIKGFDVTIQLYTVPGQVKYNATRRLVLRGVDGIVFVADVQKAQRAKNIESLNQMYENLETYNLDLFKMPVVMQYNKVDLGKSNTPILASEILQRDLNSILRVPAFEASAITGGNVIPTLKKIISITLASIQDQLF; encoded by the coding sequence TTGGCGCTCATCAATGTAAAGACCAAAGAAGTTCAGATTAAAATCGTTTACTATGGTCCGGGAAGGGGGGGGAAAACAACAAACCTCGAATATATCAACCATACCTACCGTGACCAGATCAAGACCGAAATGGTCAGCCTTAAAACCCATGACGACAGGACCCTTTTTTTTGATTTTCTACCTTTTGATGTGGGGCGGATCAAGGGTTTTGATGTTACCATTCAATTGTACACCGTTCCAGGCCAGGTGAAGTACAATGCCACCCGTAGGCTGGTGCTCAGGGGGGTGGACGGTATTGTTTTTGTGGCTGATGTTCAGAAAGCCCAGCGAGCGAAGAATATCGAGTCCCTGAACCAGATGTACGAAAATCTGGAAACCTACAATCTTGATCTGTTTAAAATGCCTGTTGTCATGCAGTACAATAAAGTCGATCTGGGAAAATCCAACACCCCCATTCTCGCCTCAGAAATTTTGCAAAGGGATTTGAACTCGATCCTCAGGGTTCCTGCCTTTGAGGCAAGCGCCATAACCGGTGGGAATGTGATCCCTACCTTGAAAAAAATCATATCCATTACATTGGCATCCATCCAGGACCAGCTATTCTAA